The Planctomycetaceae bacterium genome includes a region encoding these proteins:
- a CDS encoding tyrosine-type recombinase/integrase, whose protein sequence is MSRPRKPWFRKSNRRWYVEFQGKQVCLGTNKKAALQQFHELMAQPEPARRVSRTSRISLPELTDHFLEWVQRNRSADTYEWYRYRLERLCRHHSSLMAEQLKPYHVEEWVNSFSLSVTSRRNYFRAVKRCYKWGTTQGFLTMNPIAGLEVPRAEVREIALSQNQFDEMLRCVRNPGLTDLLQVTWLTGCRPQESLIVEARHVDVANQRWVFHSSQSKGKQLSRVVYLTNAALAIVRRLMTQHPAGPLFRNSAGTPWTTDAVNCAIDAIQDRMGRAEMQRLGIVIEPTDVAALMKRLKPTRRTKGHDVDKTPAELRAEAKRKLTIRKARELVPRYSLYALRHSFATNALRNGVDSLTVAVLLGHRDPSTLARVYQHLNQNPEHLLEQARRATA, encoded by the coding sequence ATGTCTCGTCCCCGCAAACCGTGGTTCCGCAAGTCCAATCGTCGGTGGTATGTTGAGTTTCAGGGAAAGCAGGTCTGTCTTGGTACAAACAAGAAGGCGGCCCTGCAGCAGTTCCATGAACTGATGGCTCAGCCGGAACCGGCTCGCCGAGTTTCCCGCACTTCGAGAATCTCGCTGCCGGAACTCACCGATCATTTTCTCGAGTGGGTGCAGCGAAACCGCAGCGCCGACACTTACGAATGGTATCGCTATCGGCTGGAACGACTCTGTCGCCATCATTCCTCGCTGATGGCGGAACAGTTGAAGCCCTATCACGTGGAAGAATGGGTCAACTCCTTCAGCCTCTCCGTTACGTCTCGCCGGAACTACTTTCGTGCTGTAAAGCGGTGTTACAAGTGGGGCACGACGCAGGGGTTCCTGACGATGAATCCGATTGCGGGTCTGGAGGTTCCCCGTGCCGAGGTGCGGGAAATCGCTCTGTCGCAAAATCAGTTTGACGAAATGCTGCGATGCGTCCGCAATCCCGGACTGACGGATCTGCTGCAGGTGACGTGGCTGACCGGCTGCCGGCCGCAGGAGTCGCTGATCGTTGAGGCGCGGCACGTGGATGTCGCGAATCAGCGGTGGGTATTTCACAGCTCACAGTCCAAGGGAAAACAGCTCAGTCGCGTGGTCTATTTGACCAACGCAGCGCTGGCGATTGTCCGCCGGCTCATGACGCAGCATCCGGCGGGTCCGCTGTTTCGCAACTCGGCCGGTACGCCGTGGACGACGGACGCTGTCAACTGCGCCATCGATGCAATCCAGGACCGGATGGGAAGGGCCGAGATGCAGCGGCTTGGCATCGTGATTGAGCCGACGGACGTGGCGGCCCTGATGAAGCGGTTGAAACCGACACGGCGGACGAAGGGTCACGATGTTGACAAGACACCGGCGGAACTGCGTGCCGAAGCGAAGCGGAAGCTGACGATCCGGAAGGCGCGGGAACTCGTGCCGCGGTATTCGCTGTATGCGCTCCGGCACTCGTTTGCCACCAATGCCCTGCGGAACGGCGTTGACAGCCTGACCGTCGCCGTGCTGCTGGGGCACCGTGATCCTTCAACGCTGGCCCGTGTCTATCAGCATCTGAATCAGAACCCGGAGCATCTGCTGGAACAGGCTCGGCGGGCGACAGCATGA